A single Buteo buteo chromosome 17, bButBut1.hap1.1, whole genome shotgun sequence DNA region contains:
- the SP1 gene encoding transcription factor Sp1, which translates to MSDQESPEEMVTVKPEKGEGDASSNSSAGSGEGQESQPSPLALLAATCSRIESPNENSNSSQGQQGGSGELDLTAAAAQIAQSANGWQIISAGSSTPTASKEQGSNGSNGGDASKSRPVSAGQYVVTTTSSLQNQQVLTGLPGVIPNIQYQVIPQFQTIDGQQLQFATTPAQVNVQQDASGQLQIIPGTNQQIITSRAGTSNLIAMPNLLQQAVPIQGVGLTNNTLSGQTQYVANVPVALNGNITLLPVNSVAASLAPTSQTVTLSSSGSPDSSSQPATSGAAISSTNTATSHASSGAFFTNANSYSTTTTTSNMGIMNFSTSATVGTNVQAQTPQRVSSVQSSDSLQSPVSGVALQPGQQKEGDQSQQSQQQQQILIQPQLVQGGQTIQALQTTPLSGQTFATQAISQDALQNLQLQAVPNSGPIIIRTPTVGPNGQVSWQTIQLQNLQVQNPQAQTITLAPMQGVSLGQTGSTSTTLTPIASLPSGTVTVNAAQLSSMPGLQTINLSALGASGIQVHQLQGLPLAIANTAGDHSAQLGLHGTSGDGLGDENAAVEEGETSPDPQPQQGRKVRREACTCPYCKDSEGRSSGDPGKKKQHICHIPGCGKVYGKTSHLRAHLRWHTGERPFVCTWILCGKRFTRSDELQRHKRTHTGEKKFACPECPKRFMRSDHLSKHIKTHQNKKGGAANNVAMNVSAVPMDTGASAEGNGGATPSALIATNMVAMEAICPEGIARLASSGINVMQVADLQSINISGNGF; encoded by the exons ATGAGCG ACCAAGAGAGTCCCGAGGAGATGGTGACAGTGAAGCCCGAGAAGGGCGAAGGAGATGCCAGCAGTAACAGCAGCGCAGGCAGTGGGGAGGGCCAG gaATCACAGCCTTCCCCACTGGCTCTGCTGGCAGCCACCTGCAGCAGGATCGAGTCTCCCAATGAGAACTCCAATAGCTCCCAGGGCCAGCAAGGCGGGAGCGGCGAGCTGGACCTCACAGCCGCCGCCGCTCAGATAGCCCAGTCCGCCAACGGCTGGCAAATCATTTCTGCTGGCTCCAGCACACCGACGGCCTCCAAAGAACAGGGCAGCAATGGCAGCAACGGCGGAGATGCCTCCAAAAGCCGGCCCGTGAGCGCGGGGCAGTACGTGGTCACGACCACTTCCAGCCTGCAGAACCAGCAGGTGCTCACAGGCCTGCCAGGAGTTATCCCAAATATCCAGTACCAGGTCATTCCCCAATTCCAAACCATCGATGGGCAGCAGCTCCAGTTTGCCACCACCCCTGCCCAAGTCAACGTGCAGCAGGATGCCTCTGGTCAGCTCCAGATCATCCCCGGCACAAACCAGCAGATCATAACGAGCCGAGCGGGGACGAGTAACCTCATCGCCATGCCaaacctgctgcagcaggcCGTCCCCATCCAGGGCGTGGGCTTGACCAACAACACCCTCTCAGGGCAAACCCAGTACGTGGCCAACGTCCCCGTGGCTCTGAACGGCAACATCACCTTGCTGCCCGTCAACAGTGTGGCCGCCAGCCTGGCTCCCACCTCTCAGACGGTCACGTTGAGCAGCTCCGGCTCTCCggacagcagctcccagccagcCACCTCGGGTGCTGCCATCAGTTCCACCAATACGGCCACATCTCATGCTAGTTCTGGCGCCTTTTTTACCAACGCCAACAGCtattccaccaccaccaccaccagtaACATGGGCATCATGAATTTTTCCACCAGCGCAACGGTGGGAACCAACGTCCAGGCGCAGACGCCCCAGAGGGTCAGCAGCGTCCAGAGCTCGGACTCACTGCAGAGCCCAGTTTCTGGGGTGGCTTTGCAGCCGGGGCAGCAGAAAGAGGGGGATCAGAGCCAGCAatcacaacagcagcagcagatcctGATCCAGCCGCAGCTAGTCCAAGGAGGGCAAACGATCCAAGCCCTCCAGACCACCCCGCTCTCTGGCCAGACCTTTGCCACTCAAGCCATCTCCCAAGACGCCTTGCAGAACCTGCAGCTCCAAGCTGTCCCCAACTCTGGGCCCATCATCATCCGAACGCCCACGGTGGGTCCCAACGGGCAGGTGAGCTGGCAGACCATCCAGCTCCAAAACCTTCAGGTTCAAAACCCCCAGGCCCAGACAATCACCTTGGCGCCCATGCAGGGAGTCTCACTGGGGCAGacaggcagcaccagcaccacGCTCACCCCCATCGCCTCCCTCCCCAGCGGCACTGTCACGGTCAACgctgcccagctctcctccATGCCAGGCCTCCAGACTATTAACCTCAGTGCCTTGGGAGCGTCTGGGATCCAGGTGCATCAGCTGCAAGGGCTGCCACTGGCCATAGCAAACACTGCCG gtGACCACAGTGCTCAGCTGGGTCTTCACGGCACGAGCGGAGACGGGCTGGGAGACGAGAACGCGGctgtggaggaaggagagacCAGCCCGGACCCGCAGCCCCAGCAAGGACGGAAAGTGCGGAGGGAAGCGTGTACCTGCCCCTACTGCAAAGACAGCGAGGGAAG GAGCTCTGGGgatccagggaaaaaaaagcaacacatctGCCACATCCCGGGCTGCGGGAAGGTGTACGGCAAAACCTCTCACCTCCGGGCTCACCTGCGGTGGCACACTGGGGAGCGACCCTTCGTCTGCACCTGGATCCTCTGCGGGAAGCGTTTCACCCGGAGCGATGAGCTGCAGCGACACAAGCGCACGCACACTG GGGAGAAGAAATTTGCCTGCCCGGAGTGCCCCAAACGCTTCATGCGGAGCGACCACCTCTCCAAGCACATCAAGACCCACCAGAACAAGAAGGGAGGCGCGGCCAACAACGTGGCCATGAACGTCTCCGCCGTCCCCATGGACACGGGGGCCTCAGCAGAGGGTAACGGCGGGGCCACCCCCTCGGCCCTCATCGCCACCAACATGGTGGCCATGGAAGCCATCTGCCCCGAGGGCATCGCCCGCCTGGCCAGCAGCGGCATCAACGTGATGCAGGTGGCCGACCTCCAGTCCATCAACATCAGCGGCAACGGGTTCTGA